AGCCGTTTGGAgtctctctaatccatcctccactcgcTGCCCAAACCATCGCCCTGCTCCAAAGCCGACTCTTCAGTCTCGCTTTTCAGGTCCTCAGCCATCCCTCTGTCTCCAATCTTTCTGGTCTGTTCTCCCAGGACTCCCTAGTGTGAACTTTCAGTTTTAGCCCTAAAAGAGGTTGAGCTCAGAGTCCCACCCTCAAGCATTGTGGGGCTTGCCATCTTCAGCACCTTCCAGGAGGCATTCTCCTTTTCACTTTCGAGCATCCCTTTGTGTTCTGTCTTCTTTCATcagaatttaaactccttgagggcagagattatcttGTTGACAGGTAATTGTATCCCTTATGCTTAGCTTAGCTTAGTGCCCCTCACAGAGGAAAAAAAGCCCTTTACTCTAGCTAGGGATCTAGGAGCAGTGAGGTAGTACCTTAATATgcagagcactaggcttggaatctggaggacctgACTTAGAATCCATCCTCAGACaagtcaccctgtttgccttatattcctcatctataaaatgagccggaCCGATTGAAAAACAGTATCTCTATCTGCCGGTGCGATGTTAGCACAACACACAGtaatttctcctctataaaatgagccccACCGATTGCAAGTACGATCTATAAACTGAGTCCAACCGATTGAAAAACAATATTGCTATCTGTGGATGCGATGTTAACACAACACACAgtaattcctcatctataaaatgagtcccGTCGATTGAAAAACAGTATCTCTATCTGCCGGTGCGATGTTAGCACAACACACAgtaatttctcatctataaaatgagccccACCTATTACAAGTGCGATCTATGAGTCCAACCGATTGAAAAACAATATTGCTATCTGCTGGTGCGATGTTAGTACAACACACAGTAGTATTGCTATAAGGCACTTGGTAAATGCTTATTAATCATAATAGCCAATTTTTACATAGTGATGACTGTGTAAGGCATTGTGCTATAAgcgctttataattattatatggtGCCAGGTACTTGgccaaacactttaaaaatactgGCTTATTGGGTCTTTACAaccaccttgggaggtaggtgctatgattatccccattttacagatgaggaaactgaggcaaaactgAGATGATCTGCCCCATTACTGGGTACCAAATAATTGTGGGAATTTAATTGGCTGTGCAGTACTTTTATCAAATCCTTCACCTCTTCAGGCctgtaaaaaagggggaaattattGCCCTAATACTTGTGATAATTAAATGATAATTATCTTCATTTAGTTATGAAAATGCCTAAACTACAGctgtaaagtatttttttttggccAGTGTAGACAGTAAGCTTTATGTTAAAGCTAATTGTATTATGAATATTTCACTATGTGctagaaataaggaaatagatgcTTTCAAAGAGATTTCTATGAAATGGCAAAGAACAAAATTAGTAGACACAGAACAATTTAGACTACGATATAAATATTCCAAAAAAGGACAATTTCAAGGTCTTTTATAAACTGAAAATTGAAATGAGTGAAACcaatttattgttattgttctattgtgtccaactctttgtgctcccatttatggttttcttggcaaagacaatggggtgaattgtccagggtcacacagttaggaagtatagaaggccagatatgaactcacaaagatgtcTTCCTAATTTCTGGCCAGGCATTCTATTTACTGTTCTTACCTgcttgcaaaataaataaataaacgaaTAAATCCAACTTTGAGAGACATAAACCAAGATAGATAGACTGACCACATAAGGACAAAGGATGAAACATGATCAAACATGCTAACCATTACAAAGAATTCATTGATTTAGGATGCAGAACAAGGCATATCTATTTTCGTGGACAGCCATTGGGAAATCTGTTTTGTATAACTATGAATACTTGCTACAATATTTCATCCATCCCTGCCTAAGGGgaagatggaaaagagaaaaatattgatttctattaatttttaaaaagagaagaggagatagCTACAAATGTGAAATGCTACATGAACTTTCATGAACAAAATCAGAGTAATCTGCAAATATttgtaatgtaaaataaaataaaacatatttctgtagatcatttttaaaaaagggggggataatCAATTCTTTTGCCAGTGATGACTTGGGAGAAGTGCTGGCGTGAGGAGCAGAGTGATAACAGGGTGGATTAATTATGTGAGACCCCCGTTCTGGACCCATGAAGAATCTGGACTCTGCCATTCATCAGGCACATGCCCTCAGCCCCAATGCTCTAAAGGCTCATTTCTTCATGTTTCAAACGCATATGATGGCTGCATGAGCGACGCAAGAGTCCATTTGTGGTAAGCAGGGGACTTCAAAAAACATTAAAGTTCCATGTGAGTTATTGCCATCATTTTTATATGCTGTTTTAAccaatataaaatgaggatgttgagCGAAATTATCTTCATGGTCCCTCAAGTCTTAGCtctttcctcctgtgtaaaatgaggatagaaaTACGTGAATGCATTGTCCTGGTGTTTCCAGGGAAAACGGAGTTCAAATACAAGTTTCTAACACTTAACTACTTAAGTGCCttctcctgagcctcagtttccttatctgtaaaattggggaaGTGTAGTGTTAAAAAGCATTAACTTCTGTTAGGAGGCCACAGAGCTGAGTTTTCAGGTTTCTAACTGACCTTTATTAGCCCTGTGACCAAGGGCAAGTGACTTCcccctctaagcctcagtttcctcaatctgtaaaatggatgcaATAGTGATTTCATTTCAGGACTAATATTAGAGTCTGGAGCCTTGGCTTCACATTTCAACAAGTCGCTTCCACTGAActccgagcctcagtttcctctcttctgtaaaatggaaaggagaTGTTCCTCCCTGCACCACCTCCCTCCTGAAAGAGCAAAGTACTGCGGTTGCTACAACCAGGTGAGTTCTCTCCTAACTCTTGCCCCGCCCCTGCCCCGCCGCCCCCTGCTGCGCCGCAAACTCCGCTCCGGGTTTTGTCGCTCACTCGGCCCTACAGCTCGTCGGGGGCGCGCTCCGCGCTggggcggcggcggcagcggcggcgcgCAGGGCGGGGTCGCGCCTCCTCCCGCGTCTCCTGTTTCAGCCGCTGCTACAGGGGCACCCAAGATGGAAATCCAGGGGCTGCTCGCGGCCCAGACCCCGCGCGGGAACCAACATGGCGGCGGTAGCCGCGGCGGCGCCGCTTGTCCCCGGGTGTccccgccgccgccaccgcctgCGGCCTCCGGAGCCTGCGGAGGGCCCGGCCCGCCGGCCGCCTCGGTACCCGCGCGGCGCCGCCTGCTCCTCCGGGGCCCTGAAGATGGCGGGCAGCTACTGCGGCGAGAGAAGCTACTGCCGCCGCAGCCCGGGGAGGCCTCCGTCGCCGCCGACCTAAGCCtcccgctgctgctgctggaTGAGAAGCCACCGCCGCCGCAGCAGCCCACTTCAGCAGCCTCGGGCCCGGCGGTCGACGCGGCCTCCTCCCCGCAGCCTCCGCTCCTAGCGCCCGagggtggcggcggcggcgggggggATTCCTTCCTGGTGGTGTTCAATGTGGGGCGGGGAGCCGAGACGGAGGCCGGGGTGGTCAAGCCGAGGCCCGGACCGGCGGCGGCGTCGCTGAAGGATGAGGGCAGCGCAGAGGAGGGCACCAGCGGCGCGAGCCCGGCCCCCCGCGCACCCGTTCGGCCCCGCGAGCAGTCCCCGGCCTCCGCTCCCTGCGGGCCGCCAGCCCCAGCTGCTGCCTTCGCGGGCACCATCACCATCAACAACCAGAACCTCATCGTGCGCATCGAGAATGGTTTCCTGACGCTGGCGGCACCGCTGGCCGCGGAACCCAGCGCGGCCAAGGCCGGTCCGCAGCCCCCAGGCCCACCGCCGCCCCCGTCCGACGAGTTGCCGCAGCCCCCGGGCGCCGCCGGTCCCGCGCTCTGCCCCGCCGACTCTGCCGACCTGACCCTAGTCGACCCCATGGCCAGCTTTCTGCTGGCCGAACCCTCGGCCAAGGGCCCCGCACCACCGCCGCTACCTCCACCCTCGCTGCCGCCGGGAGCCGAGAGTGGCTGCGGCTCCGGGCCGGGCGGAGGCGGTGCTGGCGGCAGCAGCACGGGCGTCGTGCTGGTCTACCACTGCCCCGAACCCGAGTGCCCGCAGACTTTCCCCAAGAAGCACCAGCTGAAGCTGCATCTGCTTTCGCATAGCAGTACGCAGGGCCAACGGCCCTTCAAGTGCCCACTGGACGGTTGCGGCTGGTCCTTCACCACGTCCTACAAGCTCAAGCGGCACCTTCAGTCTCACGACAAGCTACGGCCCTTCAGCTGCCCCGCGGGCGGCTGTGGCAAGAGGTTTACCACGGTCTACAATCTGAAGGCGCACATGAAGGGCCACGAGCAAGAGAACACGTTCAAGTGCGAGGTGTGCGCTGAGCGCTTTCCCACGCACGCCAAGCTGGCCGCGCACCAGCGCAGCCACTTCGAGCCCGAGAGGCCCTACAAGTGCGAGTTCCCCGGTAACGACCCCGGCCCCGCCGCGCCCctgcccttcctctctccctcagcCCCTAACCCTGAGGCAGGAAGAACTCCGCTGGCCTGGTGTGGGGTAGCGAAGAGGGCGTCGCCTCAGGAGCCCCCTCAGACCCACTGAGGTGGGGAGAGACGGGTTCTGGGCGGGGCCAGGCTAAGTTCTGAAACCTACCAAGGGGCGGGGCGGCGCGGCCTTTGGCCTACTCTATGGCAGTTGCAGAGAAATTGCAGGTCTGGCCCTTCCTGGTCTCTCCAGTAGAGCTAAAAGAGGGCGCTGGGCAGTGTCCTGTCAGGTGTCACCTAGACCAGAGTCCAGATAAGAAGGGATAGGGGCCTCCTCAGGTCACCCCAGGTGGTAGAACCAACCTGAGAACTCGGCCCTTGGGTCCAATCTAGTATTCTTTCTGTCGAATTCTCTTGGATaccattgactttttttttttaacccttaccttccatcttagaatcaatactgtgtattagttccaatgcagaaaaacagtggtaaaggctaggcagtggggtttaagaaacttgtccagggtcatacaactaggaagtgtctgaagccagatctgaatccaggacctcctgtctctagacctgactctcaatccattcagCTGCTGCCATCATTATGACAGAATTTTATATGATATTGTTCTGGTAAACCCTGGGTACCCTTAACTTGTAAAATCCTCCTAGGAGTGTAGAATTGTTTTTTGCCCCAAGGGACATTTTAGAAAAGCTTACAAAAGAATCAGGAAGTTCATACATAGAGATTATTGGAATCCTTCCTTTTTGAGGGAATAGGTTTACCCAGAGTTAGATTGAGCATTCCTTCCAAGTCTTTGTAGTGGGTTTAAAAAATGCTAAGAAGGAATAATTCACCAAAAAAATCATAATCGTCATTTTGGATGCTGCTATTGGTTGCTGAATATTACGTTCAAATCAGCTCTGTGAAAGTGTTGGAagccatttattaatttttacatgGATTTATAAGTTTGCCTTCCTCCCATCTCCTCCCCCCTATTCTGTCCCCATTGAGTGCCTGcaagaaaaactgaaaactaaATTCTCATCATAATCTGGAACTGACAAGGCCATTTTAAAAGTACCGTGACCTCAGCCTTCCCAGTTAGGTTTGCCAGTGAGTGTTGGCATCTGAGGGTCTGATAAAGGTTGAGCTTTGTTCTACAAACCATTTTGTatgttggacctgaagtcagaagatgGGTGTCTCTGTCTTCTTGGCCCCTTACCTACCTTAGGTCATTTCATGTTCATGATCCTCTGAGTGATTGGGAAGGGCTTTGTGTACACCCTGCAGCACAGTGTCCTTATGAACCAGTAAGTGGGCATCAGGGTGCAGGGGGTGACCCTAGCACTGTTGTAGGAGCAGAGAAGGCCTAGCTCCAAGGCCCTCCTCTAGCCCATATCATTTGTGTGCTCTAGGCAGAGAAGGTACTGCCCTGCATTGGTGGGCAGAATTTCTTTCCCCAGGAGTGTCTGATATCAGCAGTTATAGTCCAGGCCACATCCATACCCAATAAAGGAAAGAGCCAGAATTTGGAGTGGGAACCTATATCCTAATCCTGAGTTGTTTAGGGTATACAGACTTGACTGAGCATTCAGAATTTGTGAATTCTTCATACTAAAGGAACATAATTTGAGCATCTACAATAGTTTCTTTATCTCAAGAGTTCCTTCCATCTCCATAATAATGCCTTTCTTTGTGTAGTTCAGTCTGCTATCTTAAGTAGCAGATGGtagtatcaccattttacagataaagaaggtATAGACAGTTGAAGTGAACTGGATCCTTCTGCTTCAGGTGGTATCCCTGGAGCCTAGTCATCCACATTTTTGAGGGTTACAAGTATATTATTTTCAGGCATaccatacattaaaaaaataaagccccAAATCCCACAATGTTGTGGCTACTTCTAGGGCTCtcattttaatttcctcctccTCCAGTCCATTGACTTAGGATAATGACAGATCCTAAAAGATCCTAAAGAAGGTATTTGTCCATCTTGTCCATCTTGTTTGTATCACATCAATGGATGTGTATCTCCAGGGGATTAAGATgctttgacacttcctagttgacCCGTCTGCCTCACttgtctcatttgtaaaatgggcatgaaATCTGAGTCAAAGGAGATAGTAATGTAAGTAGATTTGCATGCTTCTTGCTCATTGATTTattcaattcccagcatcccacagcTCAGTAATTAATGGCAGACCCAAGACCACAGCCCAGGGCTTTTGATTCCCAGGTCAGTGTTTATCCTAAGTGTATTTggatagaaatacaaaatttttgctttgtttctttctgtgAACTAAGAGATGGAGATTTTTGATCTTCATGTATGGGGGACCAAGTAGGGAGATGCAGTTGTTAATTAGCATTGCCTCTTTCTCTATTTAGGTTGTGAGAAGACATTTATCACAGTAAGTGCTTTATTTTCCCACAATCGAGCCCACTTCAGAGAACAAGAACTCTTTTCCTGCTCATTTCCTGGATGCAACAAACAGTACGACAAAGCCTGTCGCCTGAAGATTCATCTGAGGAGTCACACAGGTTTGTCTTTTTTTAGAGGCTCTTGAGGTGTGAGGGGTAGTGGACTGGCATGTCAAATGGTAGCAGTTTGTAATTCCAGCTTGTCACTTTTTTTAAGGTGAAAGACCTTTCATCTGTGACTCAGATGGTTGTGGCTGGTCCTTTACCAGCATGTCCAAACTCCTTCGGCACAAAAGGTAAATCTGATGCTTCAGAATATGTTAAGAATGCTGCAAAGGGCTAATATGGATGTTGAGCAAAGATATCTTGTTGGTCTGCAAGACTGATCTCTTGTAGTTGGCCACTTgtctattcatatttttaatacatGAGAAGAGTATTGTGAAACAGTTTGGAAAGTAGCAGCCTACCTACCTCTTGGATTTAAGCACTGCttacttttttaaagaaactaattACATAACCAGCTTGATTTGTAGGTGAAATTTCTAGTGCAAGAACATAGGCCTACTTAGATAGAATAATGTGGGaatgacattttttcaattaataagcatttattttctcttcttttccctccctccctacaaTGACATTATCAAAAATGTAATGTGATCATTATAATGTGAGAGTTGGTACTTTTGAAAACGAATAATTTGTTAAAAACAAATATGTCATCAGTAAATTGAATTAATGGTGACAAAGCTTAAGACTAAATTAACAAAATCAATCATttctccaatatttttttttggtaggaaaCATGAAGATGACCGGAGGTTTACTTGTCCTGTAGAAGGCTGTGGTAAATCATTTACGAGAGCAGAACATTTGAAAGGCCATAGTGTGACCCACCTGGGCACAAAGCCATTTGAGTGTCCAGTTGAAGGTAgaatttgcctttatttttttccccctaaccTGAGTGCTGCTGTATGAGACttatacaattaatatttttgttttttaaataatcatttgctttaaaagatcattttagTTGTATGAAATGTATTTGGAAAATGTTGAATAAGTACCATATCTTCCTTATTTGTGCCTTTCCATAAAAAAGTTACATCTAAGCAAGAATTTGTTTGAAACTCAGGTTTTTATGAGCAGTAGCTAACATTTTACATATTCAGTTcaccaaacatttttaaaactatcTACAACTCCTCCATTCAAAATATCAACTGAGActacagaaacaaaaatgaaacattttctgccctcatggaacttaGGTTCTGCTGTGTGGGTGTGATGGGATGGGGGTGATGGGCTATATGTTACGAatttatatacaagataaatgcaGAGTAATTGTGACAGGTAGCACTCAATAGTTGGTACACTGGGTCTCCAGGGCCATGGGAATGGTTTTGGTCTCAGTACACCATCTGCTCAATATAGATAGGGAGGGTGAGAGCAAGACGGAGAGAACACTAACATAGTTGTGTGTCTTTTGTCCTCTCtggattgtaagcttcttgaggacagaagttgtttggttttgcttttgtGTCCCTGGAGCCTGATATGGTTCATTATCCATCTTAGGCTCTTGGTGTTTGCTGACTTGATCCAGGCCTATTGTGCTTTTGTTCTAGGTTGCTGTGCTCGGTTTTCTGCTCGGAGCAGTTTATACATTCACTCAAAGAAACACCTTCAGGATGTGGATGCTCTGAGAAGCCGTTGCCCTGTATCAAGCTGTAATAAGCTGTTCACATCCAAGCATAGTATGAAGTCTCACATGGCCAAGCAGCATAACTTTAGTTCAGGTACTgtagctctctctctccttcagtaGAGGGGCTGGGCCCAGTGGGGAGAAGGCCTCTAGCTTGCATTGGTTGGTCCTGCTGGTCAAGTTTTGTCACTGAAAAGAGCAAAACTTCTTTAtttctccatctcagaaaaaaaaaacaaaacaaaactaggttCTCCCCTGAGCTGTCCAGATAAGACGAGGGCTGAGGAGAATGGAAACAAGTGAATTCTTGGGGAGAAATAGGAATGTGGTTATGGGGAAGGCTGGGAAGAAAGCATATCTACCTCCTTCCTTACCCCACAAGTCTGTCTTTAGGAATCTTGAAGGAAGGAATATCCAGTATCCTTACCAACTGGATTAAATAACTTTTTGGGCCAGTTACAAATAATGAGTGATCATATActcataatttatattttctggtATGAAGATATTGAGATTGGGGAAAAGGATAGCTAATATCTTTATGATAGATCTGGCCCTGATTTTAGCAATTGCTTACATTACATGTAATGGGTTAGTGGAAACAATTCTTACTCACTCTGAAATGCAGAAGCTGGTGGTAACTGAGAAAGCATCCATCAGCAATCTATAAGGTACTAATAGGAAAAGGTAACTCAAACTAGTTCTGTTGTAAATATTGGTTACATAAATTTGAGATTTAGTTTATAAACAGAAGTCTTGACATAAAAGTTTCTTTATCATGTACaaatctgctttccttctaataacTCCACTGAGAAAATTAGAAGAGTAGAGACTAATAGGGGAAGTCAGAATACCTCCAATACTTACTAATCTTTTTCTTAATCAGAAAGATGTGTTCAGGTTGAGTGTGTGAGACTTAGTTGGCTGAACTGAACTAGTAGGGAAGAGGGGTaaaaataagcctttattaagtgctgcttgtgtaccaggcactgtgcaaagtgctttacaaatggcATCTTCTTCGATGGTACAGAAGAGCCTCTGTCACTACGACAACAAGAATATTTATTTACAGGGCTTCCCgtaaagagttaaaagaaaatgcctttgatTCAGAACTCTCAGAAGGAGGCCTTGAATGTCAGAGACTTCACTTGCCTTTGAATCAGTTAGAGACTGACCAGTGTTTATGTCCCACAATTCTAAAACCCTTGTCTCTAAAGTTTGATCCACCCTAAGGCAGTGGGTTTGGTCAGCTCCTGAAATAGAGTTTGAGATGAGGGAATCCTGTCTTTGCCCTGGTGGAATGATCCACTGGTCTTCTTCAAAGGAAAATCTGCCCTCAGAGGTTTGATTGTCACTGAGGCCTGGCCTTGTGTGTGAGAAAACAAAATCATGGTTTCTTTTTCACTGAGATGACAGAAAGCTTTACTGCTTAAAAAGTACTAAACTTTGGCTCCCTAATTTGGCAGCTCAAGATAGTTTACAGGACAAATCTCTGATGATTTGAGAATCTCAGGACCTTTAAGAAAGAGGAACAGCATTAGTCAGTGTgctggattgagagctaggcacAGAGGTGggacattctgggttcaaatctggcctcagacatttcctagctgtgtgatcctggctaaaccacttaatccccattgcctagccatagCACACATGCCTCCgagtgccagagggggctgctccccttccaCTTTTTACAGAGCccaaggacatttctcatatcacccttCCCTCTGCCCAATTTGAGCATGTCTTCCCTCTGCTGcctggggtaatgcagggggctTACAGGTGGTTTGAGAGTGCAGTTCAGGCATgggatctctaaaaggtttgccaacactggtCCTGGTTCCTTtctactcctctgccttagaactactacacagtattaattccaagatggaaggtaagggtttaaaaaaaaatgtgtgcttAGAGAGGGATCATTGTGAGAGTTGTTGGCATGGGCTTGGCAAGGGGAGACATGCTAGATGAATACTGCAGTTAGTAATGTTGATTCTTtgtaatgctttaagattttcaacGGGCTTTTCCCACATCAATGATTTAATATAGGTAGCTGAAATATCATTACTTCTACTTTATAGACAGaaaaactgagaccaagaagttTCATGACTTGATTTGTtgtggtcacatggctagtaagtactAGAACCCAGACTCAAACCCAGATTTCCTTATTTCAGTTCCTATGCCTCTTCCATTATGCTTTGCTACCTCTTAAATAGAATGACCAGTATGGAAAGTGCTCTAAACATAATATACCTGGATATTAGCATGGTAAATGGGGAACTGGACATTTGCATTGGTCTAGGGAACTCCTGATGAGATGACTCTCCTAGAGTACCTTAGCCTGGCGCAGTAGGCGTTTATATGATATGGCCAGGATTTGACTCAGAATTTCAGGTCACCTTTCTGTATCCTTTGTCCCTTTTCCAATACTACTTCTGTGGAAAAAACAAATGTGAACTGTTCATTGAGCTCAGAAATGCTTGGCCAATTACTTGAAAGAATGATGAATGAGACTGTGTCTGCTTAGAGGGAAGACATATGTAGAATGCCTAAGGcattcttttcagttctttgctctATTCTGTTGCCATATTTTTCTCTGTGATTTGGTTGAAAGAATAGACTGCATGTTTATCAAATATGCAGATGACATAAAGAAAGATGTCAAAGATTTAGTAGGCTAAGAATCAACAGTGATTTATATATAAGTCCAAAAATTTAATGCACTTTTTGCCGACCAGAACAGAAGTAAGATGTCTAAGGGTTATAATCTTACTATGTTCAGCTCTAGTCAGGTTTTACTTGGAATCTTTGGGTCCAGTTTAGGGTGCCACATTATAGGAAGGATGTTGACAAATGTTAAAAGAGAGCATTAGCCAGGATGATGAAGGGCTAGAATAATTTGCCCACTCAAGCAGTGGTTCTGAGCCTTTTTGTTTCCCATGGAGTTCTTGAGCAATCTGGTGAAACTTATGGATCCCTTCTCATGATGTTtgtaaatgtacaaaataaaatagataggatTACTAAGGAAACCAGGTATACTGAAATATGGCCATCAGAAAATCTCTGAAAACATATTCACTGGCCCTGGGTTGAGAATTCCTGGTATAGAGAGAGAAGGCCCAAGGCAAAACCTTGGGAGAAAACCACTGTAAGAAAGAGGTGATATGAATGTGAATCAGCAAAGGAAGTTGAGAAGGAATAGTGAAAGGTAGAAGGCaaaccaggagagagtagtgCTTAAAAAATCcctaagaggaaaaaatatccaAGACTAAAGGGATATAGTAGCTATAGTAGATGGGTTGAGAAGGATTGGGGCTGAAAGAAGACTGTCAGATTTGGCATCCTTAGAGAGCAGTTTTGGGTCAGGTATTGAGGCCAGGAGTCCAAATGCATAAGATTGAGGAATGATTAAGACAGAGGAATTAAGACAggctgagaaaggaagaagaaatgttgGAAGGCTGATGGCTTGAGAGGATGGAATATTGACATTCTTTTAAGGATGGGGTCACCTGGGCATATCTGATATGGATCTCCATTTTTTCAGAGACTggtggaaaggaggagagagtgagaaaTGATGGTGGGATTCTGAGATAAAGAgaagtggggaggaaagggggcTCACTGAAGAGTTCTCAGCTGGAGGGGAAGGATAGGGAAAGGAGAGTGAAGGGCTTGAGGGGAGAGAAGGTTTGGAATCATGTGCTCATGGGGAATGAGCTGGAGAATCCATTGGGGAAGAATAACAGATCTGCCTTTGAGGGCCCAGTTAAGGTTGGATGACATGACTATAACATGGCCAGGCCATACCATTGGGCTACTTCATTCAGGGACTCAGAGAGGTGGCCAGTAGGAGTGATCCTGGGCCAAGGAGCACTATGGAATGGGAGCAGGAGAGAGGCCTGAGTAGGGTAGAAATGGCTGACTGTGGGCTGAgatttccaaaggaagaaagggggaagcaTAGGAAGCAGCTGTGATGAGATGGGAGAAGGGCTGCATTCCTAATGGCTAAGTGTGACTGGAACAGGAGAGTGAAGTGGCCTGAGTGGATCAATTTGTCTGAAGCACAGTTATGTGAAAGAGGAGGCGCAGGCTGGGGCCTGACGGGGGAAGGCTGTTAGATTCCATTCTGTGGGGCCTGCTTATACTAGACTTGTGAGCTGAGGGGTTGCCTGCAGTAGAAGCTGTAGTTTCACAGGAAGAATTGGACAGGTGTAGGGGTGACCCTGGAGGTTGGGGGAGCAGTGAGGAGGCTGATGAGAGGTGCAGGGACTGAGAGCCTCCCTGGCCTGGGGGAAGCACGAATGGCACCCTGCTCATCTTTCCAGAGCAGCATTCCATTTCAGGCCAGTGCCACAGAGGTTGGGCCTGGTGATGTCTCTGCTTCAGGTAAACTGGAGAGCGGAAAAGGGCCCCATTTGGGTCTGACCTGAAGCCCGCTGGTGATCCCCTCATTCTGGTGCCTGGAATAACTCCACTCCCATGCCGAGCCACCATCCCTGCATATAGGCTTCAACTAAGTGTAAGCTGCATCCCTAAAGTGTGCTgttttgaaaaggaagaaaaaataacattgaTTATGGGCTCGGCTCAAGTGTCTGTGTGCAATCCCACTCGGGAAGGATGTGGTGGGAAGTATATTCTCTATTTAGACCAGTCCAGGATTTTGGCCACCAGGTGAACACATGGGCTGTGGGGGAAGGGGCTGATCACAGAGCACATAAAACATACAGACAAGGGC
The window above is part of the Monodelphis domestica isolate mMonDom1 chromosome 7, mMonDom1.pri, whole genome shotgun sequence genome. Proteins encoded here:
- the ZXDC gene encoding zinc finger protein ZXDC isoform X2, with the protein product MEIQGLLAAQTPRGNQHGGGSRGGAACPRVSPPPPPPAASGACGGPGPPAASVPARRRLLLRGPEDGGQLLRREKLLPPQPGEASVAADLSLPLLLLDEKPPPPQQPTSAASGPAVDAASSPQPPLLAPEGGGGGGGDSFLVVFNVGRGAETEAGVVKPRPGPAAASLKDEGSAEEGTSGASPAPRAPVRPREQSPASAPCGPPAPAAAFAGTITINNQNLIVRIENGFLTLAAPLAAEPSAAKAGPQPPGPPPPPSDELPQPPGAAGPALCPADSADLTLVDPMASFLLAEPSAKGPAPPPLPPPSLPPGAESGCGSGPGGGGAGGSSTGVVLVYHCPEPECPQTFPKKHQLKLHLLSHSSTQGQRPFKCPLDGCGWSFTTSYKLKRHLQSHDKLRPFSCPAGGCGKRFTTVYNLKAHMKGHEQENTFKCEVCAERFPTHAKLAAHQRSHFEPERPYKCEFPGCEKTFITVSALFSHNRAHFREQELFSCSFPGCNKQYDKACRLKIHLRSHTGERPFICDSDGCGWSFTSMSKLLRHKRKHEDDRRFTCPVEGCGKSFTRAEHLKGHSVTHLGTKPFECPVEGCCARFSARSSLYIHSKKHLQDVDALRSRCPVSSCNKLFTSKHSMKSHMAKQHNFSSDLLSQLEATSFLTPSSELTSPGQSDLSNIDLVSLFSNVSSNNSAITTDMALVNSGILTIDVASVSSTLGGNLSVNNTNSLGQAMDPLILVASSDMPHSLDSSLLLGTTATVLQQSTLNLDDVQTVNAEALGSLASLSVKNSSQDLHALTSSNNLTIEPATLTPSSSLTGSSVPSLLTPTKTERDLLPSSDIVGQQEGSKVVTQFVFSNPAAGYSAQKDMDLSTVPASSFLESGGSARTDYRAIQLVKKKKEKGPGSSTGSSGSTQRKLKGGKDDPPGDGDLPFQLSSQSSTPHSQLTVDLPVHILQEPHTSTEDDAGSDNSQFTGSTINLQDLE
- the ZXDC gene encoding zinc finger protein ZXDC isoform X1 — protein: MEIQGLLAAQTPRGNQHGGGSRGGAACPRVSPPPPPPAASGACGGPGPPAASVPARRRLLLRGPEDGGQLLRREKLLPPQPGEASVAADLSLPLLLLDEKPPPPQQPTSAASGPAVDAASSPQPPLLAPEGGGGGGGDSFLVVFNVGRGAETEAGVVKPRPGPAAASLKDEGSAEEGTSGASPAPRAPVRPREQSPASAPCGPPAPAAAFAGTITINNQNLIVRIENGFLTLAAPLAAEPSAAKAGPQPPGPPPPPSDELPQPPGAAGPALCPADSADLTLVDPMASFLLAEPSAKGPAPPPLPPPSLPPGAESGCGSGPGGGGAGGSSTGVVLVYHCPEPECPQTFPKKHQLKLHLLSHSSTQGQRPFKCPLDGCGWSFTTSYKLKRHLQSHDKLRPFSCPAGGCGKRFTTVYNLKAHMKGHEQENTFKCEVCAERFPTHAKLAAHQRSHFEPERPYKCEFPGCEKTFITVSALFSHNRAHFREQELFSCSFPGCNKQYDKACRLKIHLRSHTGERPFICDSDGCGWSFTSMSKLLRHKRKHEDDRRFTCPVEGCGKSFTRAEHLKGHSVTHLGTKPFECPVEGCCARFSARSSLYIHSKKHLQDVDALRSRCPVSSCNKLFTSKHSMKSHMAKQHNFSSDLLSQLEATSFLTPSSELTSPGQSDLSNIDLVSLFSNVSSNNSAITTDMALVNSGILTIDVASVSSTLGGNLSVNNTNSLGQAMDPLILVASSDMPHSLDSSLLLGTTATVLQQSTLNLDDVQTVNAEALGSLASLSVKNSSQDLHALTSSNNLTIEPATLTPSSSLTGSSVPSLLTPTKTERDLLPSSDIVGQQEGSKVVTQFVFSNPAAGYSAQKDMDLSTVPASSFLESGGSARTDYRAIQLVKKKKEKGPGSSTGSSGSTQRKLKGGKVSPTNFSTSPSSRLCGNIVVPNGGLTVRDPATGAQFVQIQLLQDDPPGDGDLPFQLSSQSSTPHSQLTVDLPVHILQEPHTSTEDDAGSDNSQFTGSTINLQDLE